The following proteins are encoded in a genomic region of Bacteroidales bacterium:
- a CDS encoding TonB-dependent receptor has translation SYGDGSVLFYVRGGSKDQNLIMIDDAPVYNPSHLFGFFSAIAPDAVNDMKIYKNNFPVKYGGRLSSLIDIKTKDGNMHKWGFSGKVSPLTGSYTVDGPIKKEKSTLLFNLRNSHINWLLKNTNSSINFYDFHIKFSQKFSRKDRLFFSFYKGKDLLKVNVPAFGSSSLSWENNAFSLRWNHLYSDKLFSNTTLHASKYDYFMYYSVENEDYWNSFISNLSLKNDFTYFLNPENRISFGLNINTYFFNPGNLNNDFFGRTVYASNALENVLYIGHDNKTNGKINITYGIRLVNWNNTGPTTVFSFDEDFQVSDTIDYPEGVFNTFINIEPQASVSYAFSKTLIAKISYDRHIQYLQLLSNSVSPFTTLDVWMPAGPNIKPEKSHQFVAGISKCFSEFSFSSEVYYKTIQNLIDYDDHANMLLNPYIEGELRFGDAYSYGFEFSMQKQKGNFNFYSAYTYSRIFATIEDVNAGNEFPARHDKPHNINLNLSYKTERRWTFNINWIFASGMRFSSPTGFYYYKGYNIPIYAGKNNDQLPDYHRLDVSAKLNLNKKETARFKHDITFSVFNFYNRNNIIAVNFNKVETDEGKFYVPTNLISEQEIISTSKYLLGFMPSVTYSFKFR, from the coding sequence CGTCCTACGGCGACGGATCAGTATTGTTTTATGTCAGAGGAGGAAGCAAAGATCAGAATTTAATTATGATTGATGATGCTCCTGTTTATAATCCGTCGCATTTATTTGGTTTTTTTTCGGCAATTGCCCCTGATGCTGTTAATGATATGAAAATTTATAAAAACAACTTTCCTGTTAAATACGGAGGTCGGTTATCATCACTAATAGATATAAAAACAAAAGACGGGAATATGCATAAGTGGGGTTTTTCAGGAAAAGTAAGTCCGTTAACAGGAAGCTATACTGTTGACGGGCCGATTAAAAAAGAAAAAAGTACTTTGCTTTTTAATTTGAGGAATTCACACATTAATTGGCTGCTTAAAAATACAAACAGCAGTATAAACTTTTATGATTTTCATATTAAATTCAGTCAAAAGTTTAGTCGAAAAGATCGTTTATTTTTTTCTTTTTATAAAGGCAAAGATTTATTGAAAGTTAATGTGCCGGCATTTGGTTCAAGTAGTTTGTCATGGGAAAATAATGCATTTTCTTTAAGATGGAATCATTTGTATTCTGATAAATTGTTTTCGAATACAACACTTCATGCAAGTAAATATGATTATTTTATGTATTATTCCGTTGAGAATGAAGATTACTGGAATTCATTCATTAGTAATTTAAGTTTAAAAAATGACTTTACTTATTTCTTAAATCCTGAAAATAGAATTAGTTTCGGATTAAATATTAATACATATTTTTTCAATCCCGGAAATTTGAATAATGATTTTTTCGGAAGAACCGTTTATGCAAGTAATGCTTTGGAGAATGTTTTATATATAGGGCATGACAATAAAACTAACGGCAAGATTAATATTACATATGGGATTCGCTTGGTTAATTGGAACAATACAGGTCCGACAACAGTTTTTTCTTTTGATGAGGATTTTCAAGTGTCTGATACTATTGATTATCCTGAAGGAGTTTTTAATACCTTTATAAATATTGAACCGCAAGCAAGTGTCAGTTATGCATTTTCAAAAACACTAATTGCAAAAATCAGTTATGACAGACATATACAATATTTACAATTGTTGTCAAATTCAGTAAGTCCGTTTACTACTTTGGATGTATGGATGCCTGCAGGACCGAATATTAAGCCGGAAAAATCGCATCAATTTGTTGCGGGAATCAGTAAATGTTTTTCAGAGTTTAGTTTTTCATCAGAAGTTTATTATAAGACTATTCAAAACTTAATTGATTATGATGATCATGCCAATATGCTCTTAAATCCATATATTGAAGGGGAACTACGGTTTGGTGATGCTTATTCGTACGGTTTTGAATTTTCGATGCAAAAACAAAAGGGGAATTTTAATTTTTATTCGGCTTATACTTATTCTCGTATTTTTGCAACAATTGAGGATGTAAATGCCGGTAATGAATTTCCTGCTCGGCATGATAAACCGCATAATATTAATTTAAACTTATCATATAAAACAGAAAGACGTTGGACATTTAATATTAATTGGATATTTGCTTCGGGAATGCGATTTAGTTCTCCCACAGGGTTTTATTATTACAAAGGATATAATATTCCGATTTATGCCGGAAAAAATAATGACCAATTACCGGATTATCACAGATTGGATGTTTCTGCCAAATTAAATTTAAACAAAAAAGAAACAGCAAGATTTAAACACGATATCACATTTTCTGTTTTTAATTTTTACAACAGGAATAATATTATTGCAGTTAATTTCAATAAAGTTGAAACTGATGAGGGCAAATTTTATGTACCGACTAATCTGATTTCTGAACAAGAAATTATTTCTACATCAAAATATTTATTAGGCTTTATGCCTTCTGTAACCTATTCGTTTAAATTCAGATAA
- a CDS encoding DUF4249 domain-containing protein, which produces MKIQKKTFKKHTANCVLPILKPYLSAMQLIFIFSLSVLSFSCEKKANWHLKSSQEQFLIVDGILTNEFKNQTVNLSLSVSGLNDSPEAVSGAEISVSDGNETYHFFEDTITPGIYVSDVRFTGVINKIYTLNIEYNEKNYFAGANMFPVSISDPLPYKQVQDTNLYYIVSDITYFNPNESAMFEVILDWSEVAGYENLPLNETSAHLFFYYLTTIDVNQIFAPAHEIVLFPQASLMIQRKYSLSPQHEEFIRSLLVETQWHGGNFDIEEGNVHTNLSEGALGFFGACSVITYSSTVE; this is translated from the coding sequence ATGAAAATTCAAAAAAAAACATTTAAAAAACATACTGCAAACTGTGTACTGCCGATTTTAAAACCATACTTATCTGCAATGCAGTTAATATTTATTTTTAGCTTATCTGTATTATCTTTCTCATGCGAAAAAAAAGCAAACTGGCATTTAAAATCTTCACAAGAGCAATTCTTAATTGTTGACGGAATCCTTACAAATGAATTCAAGAATCAAACTGTAAACTTATCTCTTTCAGTTTCGGGATTAAATGATTCTCCGGAAGCTGTATCAGGTGCCGAAATTTCTGTTTCAGACGGAAATGAAACCTATCATTTTTTTGAAGATACTATAACCCCCGGAATTTATGTATCTGACGTTAGATTTACGGGAGTTATAAACAAAATATATACTTTAAATATTGAATATAATGAAAAAAATTATTTTGCCGGTGCGAATATGTTTCCTGTATCAATATCAGATCCCTTACCATACAAGCAAGTTCAAGATACAAATTTGTATTATATAGTTTCTGATATTACCTATTTTAATCCCAATGAATCTGCAATGTTTGAAGTAATCTTGGATTGGTCGGAAGTTGCCGGATATGAAAATCTGCCCTTAAATGAAACATCTGCACATTTGTTTTTTTATTATCTTACAACAATTGATGTTAATCAAATTTTTGCACCGGCTCATGAAATTGTTTTGTTTCCTCAAGCTTCTTTAATGATTCAACGAAAGTATTCATTAAGCCCTCAACATGAGGAATTTATTAGGTCTTTATTGGTGGAAACTCAATGGCACGGCGGGAATTTCGATATCGAAGAAGGCAATGTACATACAAATTTAAGCGAAGGAGCTTTAGGCTTTTTTGGTGCATGTTCTGTTATTACTTATTCTTCAACTGTTGAATAG
- a CDS encoding RNA-binding transcriptional accessory protein encodes MNSKHIEIISAELGISGKQTENTVMLLAEGATIPFISRYRKEMTGSLDEVLIAKIKDISDKLAELEKRRESILSSVEKQGKLTDELKLKIESTYDPVELEDFYLPYKQKKETRAIKAKKKGLEPLANIIFKQNINDVESEALKYLNDDVGTVEDALQGARDIIAEEINEDKRARDAVRREFNFSATVKSAVIKTKKDEALKFKDYFEFEESFKKIPSHRLLAVFRGVNEGFLRVKIHPDRDKCIEKLDGIFVKGDTESAEQVEITIDDTYKRLLLPSIENEYTKISKEKADLEAIKVFADNLRQLLLSPPLGEKRILAIDPAYRTGCKIVCLDENGNLLHNETIYPHPPQKETFQAAKKVASLVNSYNVEVIAVGNGTASRETEQFVRQKVRFDRDIKVFVVSEDGASVYSASKVARDEFPDYDVTVRGAVSIGRRLADPLAELVKIDPKSIGVGQYQHDVDQKELQKSLDTVVESCVNAVGIDINTASKQLLTYVSGLGEQLAQNIIDYRKEKGAFKSRKEFSKVKRLGDKAFEQCAGFLRIRDAANPLDNSAVHPESYSIVEKMAKDNNVEINDIIKLPEIRKKINLKDYVSDTVGLPTLTDIIKELEKPGRDPRKQAKVFEFSKDVFTVDDLNVGMVLPGIVTNITNFGAFVDVGVKQDGLVHISNLKDAYVKNPADVVKLHQHVKVKVISIDLVRKRIGLSMKDAE; translated from the coding sequence ATGAATTCGAAACATATTGAAATTATTTCAGCAGAATTAGGGATTTCCGGTAAGCAAACGGAGAATACTGTGATGCTGTTGGCTGAAGGAGCAACTATTCCTTTTATCAGCAGATACAGAAAAGAAATGACAGGTAGTCTTGATGAAGTTTTAATCGCAAAAATTAAAGATATTTCTGACAAGCTGGCTGAGTTGGAAAAAAGAAGAGAAAGTATCTTATCTTCTGTTGAAAAACAAGGAAAATTAACAGATGAACTAAAATTAAAGATTGAATCAACTTATGATCCGGTTGAACTTGAAGATTTTTACCTTCCTTATAAGCAAAAAAAGGAAACAAGAGCAATTAAAGCAAAAAAGAAAGGTTTAGAACCTCTTGCAAATATCATTTTTAAGCAAAATATAAATGATGTTGAATCTGAAGCTTTGAAATATCTGAATGATGATGTAGGAACTGTTGAGGATGCATTACAAGGAGCAAGAGATATTATAGCGGAAGAAATTAATGAAGACAAAAGAGCAAGAGATGCCGTAAGAAGGGAGTTTAATTTTTCTGCAACGGTTAAATCAGCAGTTATAAAAACTAAAAAAGATGAAGCTTTAAAATTTAAAGATTATTTTGAGTTTGAAGAGTCTTTTAAAAAAATACCTTCTCATCGATTACTCGCTGTTTTCAGAGGAGTTAACGAAGGTTTTTTAAGAGTAAAAATTCATCCTGATAGAGATAAATGCATCGAAAAACTTGACGGAATTTTTGTTAAAGGAGATACTGAATCTGCTGAACAAGTTGAAATAACCATTGATGATACCTATAAACGTTTATTACTTCCGTCAATAGAAAATGAATACACAAAAATATCTAAAGAAAAAGCAGATTTGGAAGCCATCAAGGTATTTGCAGATAATTTAAGACAACTTCTTTTATCTCCGCCTCTCGGTGAGAAACGCATTTTGGCAATTGATCCGGCATACAGAACAGGATGTAAGATCGTTTGTTTAGACGAAAACGGGAATTTATTGCACAATGAAACAATATATCCGCACCCGCCGCAGAAAGAAACATTTCAGGCAGCTAAAAAAGTTGCATCACTCGTAAATTCTTATAATGTTGAAGTTATAGCTGTCGGTAACGGAACAGCAAGCAGAGAGACAGAACAATTTGTAAGACAAAAAGTCAGGTTCGACAGAGATATTAAAGTTTTTGTTGTAAGTGAAGATGGTGCATCTGTATATTCAGCATCAAAAGTTGCAAGAGATGAATTTCCTGATTATGATGTTACTGTCAGAGGAGCGGTTTCAATAGGCAGAAGATTAGCGGACCCTTTGGCAGAACTTGTAAAGATTGACCCTAAATCAATAGGAGTAGGACAGTATCAGCATGATGTTGATCAAAAAGAACTACAGAAAAGTTTGGATACAGTTGTTGAAAGTTGCGTAAATGCTGTAGGTATTGATATTAATACAGCAAGTAAACAATTATTGACATATGTTTCAGGTCTTGGAGAACAATTGGCACAAAATATTATTGATTACAGAAAAGAAAAAGGAGCATTTAAATCCAGAAAAGAATTTTCAAAAGTTAAACGTCTCGGAGATAAAGCTTTTGAACAATGTGCCGGTTTTTTAAGAATAAGAGATGCAGCAAATCCGCTTGATAATTCTGCCGTTCATCCTGAATCATACAGTATAGTTGAAAAAATGGCAAAGGATAATAATGTTGAAATTAATGATATCATCAAATTGCCTGAAATCAGAAAAAAAATAAATCTCAAAGATTATGTGAGTGATACTGTAGGTCTTCCGACCTTGACGGACATTATAAAAGAACTTGAAAAACCCGGAAGAGACCCTCGAAAACAAGCAAAAGTTTTTGAGTTTTCAAAAGATGTTTTTACAGTTGATGATTTGAATGTAGGTATGGTATTGCCCGGAATTGTTACAAATATCACAAATTTTGGAGCTTTTGTCGATGTAGGTGTAAAACAAGACGGTTTGGTGCATATATCTAATTTAAAAGATGCATATGTAAAAAATCCTGCAGATGTTGTTAAATTGCATCAACATGTAAAAGTAAAAGTAATCAGCATTGATTTAGTCAGAAAAAGAATTGGTTTAAGTATGAAAGATGCAGAATAA